In Equus caballus isolate H_3958 breed thoroughbred chromosome 7, TB-T2T, whole genome shotgun sequence, one DNA window encodes the following:
- the OR52L1 gene encoding olfactory receptor 52L1: protein MLLVSFPSSLSEPLMMALSNSSRRLLQPSFFLIGIPGLEESQHWIALPLCVLYLLALVGNVTIIFIILTDSSLHHPMYLFLAMLSGIDLVLSSSTAPKTLAVLLAHAHEIGYTDCLIQMFFIHAFSSMESGVLVAMALDRYVAICHPLHHSTILHPGLIGRIGMAVLVRGFLLLLPFPILLRRLVFCQTTVIGHAYCEHMAVVKLACSETTVNQAYGLAVALLVIGLDVLVIGISYALILQTVLNVPGGEAQLKAFSTCGSHICVILVFYVPGIFSFLTHRVGHHVPHHVHVLLATLYLLVPPALNPLVYGVKTQQIRQRVLRVFYTKGWI from the coding sequence atgcttttggtttcttttccttcttccctctctgagccaTTGATGATGGCCCTTAGTAATTCCAGCAGGAGGCTACTCCAGCCTTCTTTTTTCCTGATTGGCATCCCAGGTTTGGAAGAAAGCCAGCACTGGATAGCATTGCCACTGTGTGTCCTTTACCTCCTTGCTCTAGTGGGTAATGTTACCATTATCTTCATCATCTTGACTGACTCATCCTTGCACCACCCTATGTACCTCTTCCTGGCCATGTTATCTGGCATTGACCTGGTCCTGTCCTCCTCCACTGCACCCAAAACCCTTGCAGTACTCCTGGCTCATGCCCATGAGATTGGGTACACCGACTGTCTGATCCAGATGTTCTTCATCCATGCGTTCTCTTCCATGGAGTCAGGTGTACTTGTGGCCATGGCTCTGGATCGCTATGTAGCCATATGTCACCCTCTGCACCATTCCACCATCCTGCATCCAGGGCTCATAGGGCGCATTGGCATGGCAGTGCTGGTGAGGggattcctcctcctcctccctttccctatCCTGTTGCGGAGACTTGTCTTCTGCCAGACCACTGTCATAGGCCATGCCTATTGCGAACATATGGCTGTGGTAAAACTTGCTTGCTCAGAAACCACAGTGAACCAAGCATATGGGTTAGCAGTGGCACTGCTTGTGATTGGGCTAGATGTCCTGGTCATTGGTATTTCCTATGCCCTCATCCTCCAGACAGTGCTGAATGTACCAGGTGGTGAGGCCCAACTTAAGGCGTTTAGCACTTGTGGGTCTCATATTTGTGTCATCCTGGTCTTCTATGTTCCTGGAATATTCTCCTTCCTTACTCACCGCGTTGGCCACCATGTACCCCATCATGTCCATGTTCTTCTGGCCACACTCTACCTCCTTGTGCCACCTGCACTCAATCCTCTTGTCTATGGAGTGAAGACTCAGCAGATCCGCCAGCGAGTACTCAGGGTATTCTACACAAAAGGATGGATCTGA
- the OR52X1 gene encoding olfactory receptor family 52 subfamily X member 1, translating into MITTILSNNSQLFPHIFFLTGIPGLSAAHIWISLPFCFMFFLAVTGNSVLLFLIWTEQSLHQPMFFFLAMLSFVDLVLSTLLKMLAIFWFGITANSSHSFLFQMFFIHAFSAMESGVLVAMALDRFVAICNPLRYGIILTPIVVAKIGGLVVLRGVGLAISFPSLAHRLPYCDSHMIAYTYCEHMAVVKLACGATTMDNLYAFAVAIFLGVGDVSFIAYSYGQIVRTMIHFLSPEACAKVGSTCTAHICVILFFYGPGFLSVAMQHFGPHTASAAKVILANLYLLFPPALDPIVYGIKTKQIRE; encoded by the coding sequence atgatcaccacgattCTTTCCAATAATTCACAACTCTTCccacatattttctttttgactGGCATCCCAGGACTGAGTGCTGCCCACATTTGGATTTCACTTCCTTTTTGCTTCATGTTCTTCCTGGCAGTGACTGGGAATAGTGTCCTGCTTTTTCTCATCTGGACAGAACAAAGCCTTCAccagcctatgtttttctttcttgccatGCTCTCCTTTGTTGACTTGGTTCTCTCCACTCTGCTCAAGATGCTGGCCATTTTCTGGTTTGGCATCACAGCCAACAGCTCccactcttttcttttccagatgTTCTTCATCCATGCATTCTCTGCCATGGAGTCAGGAGTGCTGGTGGCCATGGCCCTGGACCGCTTTGTGGCCATTTGTAACCCACTGCGTTATGGAATCATTCTTACTCCCATTGTTGTTGCTAAGATTGGAGGCCTGGTGGTGCTGCGAGGTGTGGGGTTGGCCATCTCCTTTCCAAGCCTGGCCCATCGGCTGCCCTACTGTGACTCCCACATGATTGCCTATACCTACTGTGAGCATATGGCAGTGGTGAAACTGGCCTGTGGGGCCACCACCATGGATAACCTCTATGCCTTTGCTGTGGCAATCTTTCTTGGTGTAGGGGATGTGTCCTTTATTGCTTACTCCTATGGGCAGATTGTGAGGACTATGATTCATTTCCTTTCACCTGAGGCATGTGCTAAAGTAGGCAGCACCTGCACGGCTCATATCTGTGTCATCCTCTTCTTCTATGGACCAGGATTTCTTTCTGTAGCCATGCAGCACTTTGGCCCACACACAGCCTCTGCTGCCAAGGTCATCCTTGCCAATCTCTACTTGCTCTTTCCCCCCGCACTGGACCCCATTGTCTATGGGATTAAGACAAAGCAGATCCGGGAGTGA